From a single Peromyscus maniculatus bairdii isolate BWxNUB_F1_BW_parent chromosome 4, HU_Pman_BW_mat_3.1, whole genome shotgun sequence genomic region:
- the LOC102904755 gene encoding olfactory receptor 4B13-like has translation MANENNVTELIFTGLFQDPEVQKVCFVLFLPVYVATVLGNGLIVVTVSISKSLRSPMYFFLSSLSLVEICYSSTVVPKFLTDLLAKIKAISLKGCLAQIFFFHFFGVTEILLLTVMAYDRYVAICKPLHYMNIMSRQVCHMLVAGSWLGGLIHSIIQILITIPLPFCGPNVIDHYFCDLQPLFKLACTDTFMEGVVVMANSGIMSIISVLVLVTSYVIILVSLRKHSAEGRHKALSTCASHITVVILYFGPGAFIYMRPTSTYTVDKLVAVFYTVITPMLNPIVYTLRNAEVKNAIGKFWSQKEN, from the coding sequence ATGGCCAATGAAAATAATGTAACTGAATTAATTTTCACTGGCCTTTTCCAGGATCCAGAGGTGCAGAAGGTGTGCTTTGTACTGTTCCTTCCTGTGTATGTGGCCACAGTGCTGGGCAATGGCCTCATTGTTGTGACAGTCAGCATCAGTAAGAGTCTGCGttcccccatgtacttcttcctcagctcCTTGTCCCTGGTGGAGATCTGCTACTCCTCCACTGTTGTCCCTAAGTTCCTCACTGACTTACTTGCCAAGATTAAAGCCATCTCTCTGAAGGGCTGCCTGGCTCAGATAttcttcttccacttttttgGGGTCACTGAGATCCTCTTGCTTAcagtgatggcctatgaccgctatgtggccatctgcaaaccTCTTCATTATATGAACATCATGAGTCGTCAAGTGTGTCACATGCTGGTGGCTGGTTCCTGGCTGGGGGGCCTCATTCACTCCATAATCCAGATCCTCATCACCATTCCATTGCCCTTCTGTGGTCCCAATGTGATTGACCACTACTTCTGTGACCTCCAGCCATTATTTAAGCTTGCCTGCACTGACACCTTTATGGAGGGGGTTGTTGTGATGGCCAACAGTGGTATAATGTCTATAATCTCTGTCCTTGTCTTGGTGACCTCCTATGTCATCATCCTTGTCAGCTTGAGGAAGCATTCAGCAGAGGGGAGGCACAAGGCACTCTCCACCTGTGCTTCTCACATTACAGTGGTCATCTTGTACTTTGGGCCTGGTGCTTTTATTTACATGAGACCTACCTCTACCTACACTGTGGACAAACTTGTGGCTGTGTTCTACACGGTCATCACCCCCATGCTGAACCCCATTGTCTACACTCTTAGAAATGCAGAGGTGAAAAATGCCATAGGGAAGTTCTGGAGCCAAAAGGAGAACTGA